In Nocardia sputorum, a single genomic region encodes these proteins:
- a CDS encoding DNA glycosylase AlkZ-like family protein, which translates to MRATWDQVFAWRLRRQHVGFRTDEGAEAIAERLCGVQAQVTSAAELAVALRSTKPESGALVRALDDGSLMKTWAMRGTLHALTPDLAAAALALIGSARTWEKPSWQRTFGASPAEVSALTEAVAEVLAAAVLTREELVEALMSAPEFHRLGEELRSGWGALLKPLAWQGALCHGPARGSKVTFTSPARLIRDWPGLPEPDAAARAAILAYLSAYGPATPETFDAWLSRNSLRKTTVRRWFAELGDLLTEVDVEGRRAFLPTERVDELAAAAPSATVHLLGAFDQYVLAPGTGDTALVPAAHRAKVSRAAGWISPIVVVGGRIAGVWELADDAVEITMFDGAPLPRRGLDEALAHVALAAGRENLTVRTA; encoded by the coding sequence GTGCGAGCCACCTGGGATCAGGTCTTCGCCTGGCGGCTGCGACGTCAGCACGTCGGGTTCCGCACCGACGAGGGGGCCGAAGCGATCGCCGAGCGCTTGTGCGGCGTACAAGCCCAGGTCACCTCCGCGGCGGAACTGGCTGTCGCCCTGCGCAGCACGAAACCCGAATCCGGCGCGCTGGTCCGCGCGCTCGACGACGGCAGTCTGATGAAGACCTGGGCGATGCGCGGCACGCTGCACGCCCTGACCCCCGACCTGGCCGCGGCCGCTCTCGCGCTCATCGGCTCCGCGCGCACCTGGGAGAAGCCGTCCTGGCAGAGGACTTTCGGCGCCTCGCCCGCGGAGGTCTCGGCGTTGACCGAGGCGGTCGCCGAGGTGCTCGCCGCCGCGGTGCTCACCCGGGAGGAATTGGTCGAAGCCCTGATGTCCGCGCCGGAGTTCCACCGCCTCGGTGAAGAGTTGCGCTCCGGGTGGGGTGCGCTGCTCAAACCGTTGGCCTGGCAGGGGGCGCTCTGCCACGGCCCGGCGCGGGGCAGCAAGGTGACGTTCACCAGTCCGGCGCGTTTGATCCGCGACTGGCCCGGGCTGCCCGAGCCGGATGCGGCGGCGCGGGCGGCGATCCTCGCCTATCTCAGCGCCTACGGCCCGGCGACGCCGGAGACCTTCGACGCCTGGCTCAGCCGCAACAGCTTGCGCAAGACCACGGTGCGGCGCTGGTTCGCCGAACTGGGTGACCTGCTCACCGAGGTGGACGTGGAGGGCCGCCGCGCCTTCCTGCCGACCGAGCGGGTCGACGAATTGGCCGCCGCCGCGCCGAGCGCGACGGTGCACCTGCTCGGCGCCTTCGACCAGTACGTGCTCGCGCCGGGCACCGGTGACACCGCCCTGGTCCCTGCCGCCCACCGCGCGAAAGTGAGCCGCGCCGCGGGCTGGATCTCACCGATCGTCGTGGTGGGTGGACGTATCGCGGGCGTGTGGGAGCTCGCCGACGACGCTGTCGAGATCACCATGTTCGACGGTGCGCCGTTACCCAGGCGGGGGTTGGACGAGGCCCTCGCGCACGTGGCGCTGGCGGCCGGGCGCGAGAACCTCACGGTCCGAACGGCGTAG
- a CDS encoding MFS transporter, translating to MNPPATAPTRAADDFRVVLAVVSIGVLLSSLDLFIVNVALPDLAADFGGARISGLSWVLNAYAIVFAALLVPAGRLGDRRSIRTTFLLGLLVFVAGSALCATAWDVGSLVLFRVLQAVGGALLTPASLGLVLAASPPQRRAAAVRLWVAFGGLGAALGPVLGGVLVEFGWRWVFLVNVPIGLVAVVVGMRTLPDPPGDGGRLPDLLGAALLVGAIAGLVLGLVKGEDWGWSSARVLTAFAVAAVLTVAFVVSSARHHSPVVDPALLRAPNFAWMTGNAVLFNVAFGAMLLSAVLWAQDVWGWSALRTGLAIAPGPLMVPVVAVLAGRLIGRIGAGPVIAAGGVVFGAGMLWWVRAITLTPDYVGGLLGGMVVSGIGVGLTLPTAFAAGTSGLPPHRFATGSAVLSMARQIGLAIGVAILVAVLGTPAGPEAALDAFRRGWSVTAAVAVLAGLVGAAARMPKPAAAHPDPVTQSTVA from the coding sequence GTGAATCCCCCCGCCACGGCCCCGACGCGGGCCGCCGACGACTTCCGGGTCGTGCTCGCCGTCGTCTCGATCGGCGTCCTGCTGTCGAGCCTGGATCTGTTCATCGTCAACGTCGCTCTGCCGGACCTGGCCGCCGATTTCGGCGGAGCCCGGATCTCGGGGCTTTCCTGGGTGCTCAACGCCTACGCCATCGTGTTCGCCGCACTGCTGGTCCCGGCGGGACGACTCGGTGACCGCCGCAGCATCCGGACCACCTTCCTTCTGGGACTGCTGGTGTTCGTCGCCGGGTCGGCACTGTGCGCGACCGCCTGGGACGTCGGGTCACTGGTGCTGTTCCGTGTCCTGCAGGCCGTCGGCGGCGCGCTGCTGACGCCCGCTTCGCTCGGCTTGGTACTCGCGGCCAGCCCGCCGCAGCGCCGCGCCGCGGCGGTACGCCTGTGGGTCGCCTTCGGAGGGCTCGGCGCGGCCCTCGGTCCGGTGCTGGGCGGCGTTCTGGTGGAATTCGGCTGGCGCTGGGTTTTTTTGGTGAACGTGCCGATCGGTCTGGTCGCTGTGGTGGTCGGGATGCGGACGTTGCCCGATCCGCCGGGCGACGGTGGGCGGCTGCCCGACCTGCTTGGTGCGGCGCTGCTGGTCGGCGCGATCGCCGGGCTGGTGCTCGGGCTGGTCAAGGGCGAGGACTGGGGGTGGTCGTCGGCGCGGGTGCTGACGGCGTTCGCGGTGGCGGCCGTCCTGACGGTGGCGTTCGTCGTCTCCTCCGCCCGGCACCACAGTCCGGTGGTGGATCCGGCCCTGCTGCGCGCGCCCAACTTCGCCTGGATGACCGGCAACGCGGTCTTGTTCAACGTCGCCTTCGGCGCGATGCTGCTGTCGGCGGTGCTGTGGGCGCAGGACGTGTGGGGCTGGTCGGCATTGCGCACCGGCCTGGCCATCGCGCCGGGGCCGCTGATGGTCCCGGTGGTCGCCGTCCTGGCTGGACGGCTGATCGGCCGGATCGGCGCCGGTCCGGTCATCGCCGCGGGCGGGGTCGTGTTCGGCGCGGGCATGCTGTGGTGGGTGCGCGCGATCACCCTCACACCCGACTACGTCGGCGGCCTGCTCGGCGGCATGGTGGTCAGCGGCATCGGCGTCGGCCTCACCCTGCCGACCGCCTTCGCGGCGGGCACCAGCGGGCTGCCGCCGCACCGGTTCGCCACCGGGTCGGCCGTGCTGAGCATGGCGCGCCAGATCGGTCTCGCGATCGGCGTCGCGATCCTGGTCGCGGTGCTCGGCACACCCGCGGGCCCGGAGGCGGCCCTCGACGCGTTCCGGCGCGGGTGGTCGGTGACGGCCGCGGTCGCCGTCCTCGCGGGCCTGGTCGGCGCAGCCGCGCGCATGCCGAAACCTGCCGCGGCGCATCCGGATCCGGTCACCCAGTCGACCGTGGCCTGA
- a CDS encoding acyl-CoA thioesterase produces MKQLTRRSIAEEFALTETGAGGWQARVERSWRGWTGPHGGVIAALLIEVARAAAAEPLPVRAVDLRFLGRPTEDLLTFRVTEHAVGRSTVVLEVYADQGGNPVAGASVTLGRTVASDVADYAGAPAPRVPDPDSCAPFALPPEIVPASAHFTIRPAAGPLPLTAADEPMMCAWIGLVPELPANAATLAILADALPPAVFPTLRGPVAIPTVTLSMHLHHVPTGDLPVLVRTANASTGGGWSVDDTLIWDRDGRLLASARQTRRVLG; encoded by the coding sequence ATGAAGCAACTAACTAGGCGGTCCATCGCCGAGGAGTTCGCGCTCACCGAGACGGGCGCCGGTGGATGGCAGGCGCGTGTCGAGCGGTCCTGGCGCGGTTGGACCGGACCGCACGGCGGCGTGATCGCGGCTCTGCTCATCGAGGTGGCTCGGGCGGCGGCCGCCGAACCGCTGCCCGTGCGCGCTGTGGATCTCCGGTTCCTGGGCCGCCCCACAGAGGACCTGCTCACCTTCCGGGTGACCGAGCACGCCGTCGGGCGTAGCACCGTCGTCCTGGAGGTTTACGCCGACCAGGGCGGCAACCCGGTCGCCGGAGCGTCCGTCACACTCGGTCGCACCGTGGCATCGGACGTCGCGGACTACGCGGGCGCGCCCGCACCGCGCGTGCCCGACCCCGACTCCTGCGCACCCTTCGCCCTCCCGCCTGAAATCGTCCCGGCAAGCGCGCATTTCACCATCCGTCCCGCCGCGGGACCGCTGCCGCTCACCGCGGCGGACGAACCGATGATGTGCGCGTGGATCGGCCTCGTCCCCGAGCTGCCCGCGAACGCGGCCACCCTCGCGATCCTCGCCGACGCGTTGCCGCCCGCCGTCTTTCCCACGCTGCGCGGGCCCGTCGCGATCCCCACCGTCACGCTGTCGATGCACCTGCACCACGTGCCGACCGGCGACTTGCCGGTGCTGGTGCGCACGGCGAACGCTTCCACCGGCGGCGGATGGTCGGTGGACGACACCCTGATCTGGGACCGCGACGGCCGGCTGCTCGCCTCGGCCCGCCAGACCCGCCGCGTGCTCGGCTGA